A genomic segment from Desulfovibrio aminophilus DSM 12254 encodes:
- the cas1c gene encoding type I-C CRISPR-associated endonuclease Cas1c, protein MKHYLNTLYVTTQGAYLAKDGECVLVRVEGEDRLRLPIHGLGGIVCFGQVSCSPFLLGHCAENGVGVSFLTERGRFLARVQGPVSGNVLLRREQYRRADDPAASAAAARCLLTGKIANCRAVLLRTARDHEDKVNAGALRGAAERLADCGRRLDPGLPLDVLRGIEGEAGNAYFEVFDHLLTNQKEEFRFSVRSRRPPLDRINCLLSFLYALLAHDVRSALESVGLDPAVGFLHRDRPGRPGLALDLMEEFRPVLADRLALSLVNLGQVQARGFRVEENGAVRMDDDTRKAVLVAYQKRKQEEMRHPFLDEKAPLGLMPYLQALLFARWLRGDLDGYPPFLWR, encoded by the coding sequence AGGGGGCCTATCTGGCCAAGGACGGCGAATGCGTGCTCGTGCGGGTGGAGGGCGAGGACCGCTTGCGCCTGCCCATCCACGGTCTCGGCGGCATCGTCTGTTTCGGCCAGGTTTCGTGCAGCCCGTTCCTGCTGGGGCATTGCGCGGAGAACGGCGTGGGCGTGAGTTTCCTCACCGAGCGCGGCCGATTCCTGGCCCGGGTGCAGGGGCCGGTTTCGGGCAACGTGCTCCTGCGGCGGGAGCAGTACCGCCGGGCCGACGACCCCGCGGCCTCGGCGGCCGCGGCGCGGTGTCTGCTCACGGGCAAGATCGCCAACTGCCGGGCCGTGCTCCTGCGCACCGCGCGCGACCACGAGGACAAGGTGAACGCCGGAGCCTTGCGCGGCGCGGCGGAACGACTGGCGGACTGCGGCCGCCGTCTGGACCCCGGCCTGCCCCTGGACGTGCTGCGGGGCATCGAGGGCGAGGCGGGCAACGCCTATTTCGAGGTCTTCGACCATCTGCTCACCAACCAGAAGGAGGAGTTCCGCTTCAGCGTCCGCAGCCGCCGCCCGCCGCTGGACCGCATCAATTGCCTGCTGTCCTTTCTCTATGCGCTGCTGGCCCACGACGTGCGCTCCGCCCTGGAGTCCGTGGGCCTGGACCCGGCCGTGGGATTTCTGCATCGCGACCGGCCGGGACGGCCCGGCTTGGCATTGGATCTCATGGAGGAGTTCCGGCCCGTGCTGGCCGACCGTCTGGCTCTGTCGCTGGTCAACCTGGGACAGGTTCAGGCCCGGGGCTTCCGCGTGGAGGAGAACGGCGCGGTGCGCATGGACGACGACACCCGCAAGGCCGTGTTGGTGGCCTATCAGAAACGCAAGCAGGAGGAGATGCGGCACCCGTTCCTGGACGAGAAGGCCCCGCTGGGACTCATGCCGTATCTCCAGGCCTTGCTGTTTGCGCGTTGGCTGCGCGGCGACCTGGACGGCTATCCGCCGTTCCTGTGGCGCTAG